The proteins below come from a single Terriglobia bacterium genomic window:
- a CDS encoding Mov34/MPN/PAD-1 family protein: MEAYISSNAFWALLISAIEVYKKECFGLLIGYRDSGNIYIVEHAVSYQTAHRRHTSVEKNGRASRRMEKFLANLPHVSLIGDFHSHTGWGDLKGVGNLSTQDVVDMVPHTLYLIIVANDKRRTSAWQYNGDGTLSGTVDDYHFRIGGYYLDDYSKPKRANIFCPYAIGFNTKDSQNKILLRSASAGRWSRSKP, translated from the coding sequence ATGGAAGCTTACATCTCATCGAACGCCTTCTGGGCGCTGCTGATCTCTGCGATCGAAGTGTACAAGAAGGAATGTTTTGGCCTGCTGATCGGTTACCGGGACAGCGGCAACATCTACATCGTTGAGCACGCGGTTTCCTATCAGACCGCGCATCGCCGTCACACCAGCGTCGAGAAGAATGGACGCGCGTCGCGGCGCATGGAGAAGTTTCTGGCGAATCTGCCGCATGTTTCTCTGATCGGCGATTTTCATTCGCATACGGGATGGGGTGATCTGAAGGGCGTCGGCAATCTGAGCACGCAGGACGTGGTCGACATGGTTCCCCACACGCTCTATCTCATCATCGTCGCCAACGACAAGCGGCGCACGAGCGCGTGGCAGTACAACGGCGACGGAACGCTTTCCGGAACGGTGGACGATTATCACTTCCGCATCGGCGGCTACTACCTCGACGATTATTCGAAGCCGAAGCGCGCCAACATTTTCTGTCCGTACGCGATCGGGTTCAATACGAAGGACAGTCAGAACAAGATTCTTTTAAGGAGTGCCAGCGCAGGCCGGTGGTCAAGATCGAAGCCTTAA
- a CDS encoding YraN family protein, whose product MPFPLLLHRLLTFGRRSEILAIDHLRSLGYRIVTSPYRTKAGEVDVIAWEGNILAFIEVKARKNEDPPEDSVGVQKQQRVIRAANAYISRYRLHDKPCRFDILAVTAIPGRKPEFRLLRDAFHS is encoded by the coding sequence ATGCCTTTTCCACTCCTCCTGCACCGTCTACTGACATTCGGCCGCCGCTCCGAAATTCTCGCGATCGATCACCTCCGTTCGCTCGGCTACCGGATCGTGACCTCTCCCTACCGCACAAAAGCCGGCGAAGTGGACGTTATTGCCTGGGAGGGCAACATCCTCGCATTTATCGAGGTAAAGGCCCGGAAGAACGAAGACCCTCCCGAAGACTCCGTCGGGGTACAGAAGCAACAGCGCGTGATCCGCGCCGCGAATGCTTACATCAGCCGCTATCGCCTCCACGATAAACCCTGCAGATTCGATATTTTGGCGGTAACAGCGATTCCCGGTCGAAAGCCCGAATTCCGTCTTCTTCGAGATGCGTTTCACTCCTGA
- a CDS encoding D-alanine--D-alanine ligase family protein, with amino-acid sequence MSKIRVGVVFGGRSGEHEISLRSAESVLRSLDPNRYDVVPIGITHEGKWLSPRTALGLLPPKEAIETTLTKGEPAALSAEPNARGRLDVIFPVLHGTYGEDGTIQGLFDLSNIPYVGAGVLGSAVGMDKDVMKRLLRDAGLPVGDFWTIKSAGIEAFIQARSHSLPYPVFVKPANLGSSVGITKAHGPDELRGALETAAEFDRKIVIEQGIDAREIELAVLGNDAPIASVPGEIIPSREFYDYAAKYASEDSRLLIPAPLSPEQAEEAKRLAIATFKTLEGSGLGRVDLFLERGTGKFFVNEINTMPGFTSISMYPKLWEASGVPYSELLDRLITLAIERHGEKNKLRTKY; translated from the coding sequence TTGAGTAAAATTCGAGTCGGTGTCGTTTTTGGCGGCCGCTCGGGAGAGCATGAAATCTCACTGCGTTCGGCGGAGTCCGTGTTGCGCTCGCTGGATCCGAATAGATACGACGTCGTGCCGATCGGCATCACCCACGAAGGCAAGTGGCTCAGCCCGCGGACCGCTCTTGGATTGTTGCCCCCGAAGGAAGCCATCGAAACCACGCTGACCAAAGGCGAGCCGGCGGCGCTCAGTGCAGAGCCGAATGCCCGCGGCAGGCTCGATGTGATCTTTCCGGTCCTTCATGGAACCTACGGCGAGGATGGAACCATACAAGGTCTCTTCGATCTCTCCAACATTCCTTATGTCGGCGCCGGTGTGTTGGGCTCCGCCGTCGGCATGGACAAAGACGTGATGAAGCGCCTCCTGCGGGATGCGGGTTTGCCGGTGGGAGATTTCTGGACGATCAAGAGCGCGGGCATCGAGGCGTTCATTCAGGCGCGCTCGCACAGTCTTCCGTATCCGGTCTTCGTGAAGCCGGCGAACCTGGGATCTTCAGTCGGAATTACCAAAGCGCACGGGCCGGATGAACTCCGAGGCGCGCTCGAGACGGCGGCGGAATTCGACCGGAAAATTGTGATCGAGCAGGGTATCGACGCGAGGGAGATCGAGCTGGCGGTGCTCGGGAACGACGCGCCTATCGCTTCAGTGCCGGGAGAGATTATTCCGTCACGGGAGTTCTACGACTACGCAGCGAAGTATGCGAGTGAGGATTCGCGCTTGTTGATTCCGGCTCCGCTTTCGCCGGAGCAGGCGGAAGAAGCGAAGCGTCTCGCGATCGCGACATTCAAGACGCTGGAAGGCTCAGGCCTGGGGCGAGTGGATCTTTTCCTGGAACGCGGGACGGGGAAGTTCTTTGTGAACGAGATCAACACCATGCCCGGGTTCACGTCCATCAGCATGTATCCGAAGTTGTGGGAAGCGTCGGGGGTGCCGTATTCGGAGTTGTTGGACAGGCTCATCACGCTCGCGATCGAACGGCACGGAGAGAAGAACAAGCTGAGGACGAAGTATTAG
- a CDS encoding GntG family PLP-dependent aldolase: MAQSVIDLRSDTVTRPSPEMRRAMAEAEVGDDVFIEDPTINRLQERAAEVFKREAALFVPSGTMGNLTCIVAHTRPGQEVICEEAGHIYNYEMASMSAIAGVLPRVVRGQDGILDWDAVATAIRPKIYYRPQTALISLENTHNMAGGTVYRTSLVNEICDKAHDAGIPVHLDGARVFNAAAYLGEDVAGMTKKFDSIQFCLSKGLGAPVGSMIVGSREFVERCRSIRKMLGGGMRQAGILAAAGLLALEKGPKRLQDDHDNAQFLARHLAEIPGIGLDPAKVQTNIVIFDLKKSGRLSGDFLLAIVERGVLAVPVDNDRVRMVTHLDVNRQDVETAVRVVSEVLAQ, encoded by the coding sequence ATGGCCCAATCTGTTATCGACCTCCGCAGCGACACCGTAACCCGCCCGTCGCCGGAGATGCGCCGCGCAATGGCGGAGGCCGAAGTCGGCGACGATGTTTTTATCGAAGACCCCACGATTAATCGCCTCCAGGAGCGCGCCGCCGAAGTTTTCAAACGCGAAGCCGCGCTGTTCGTGCCCTCCGGCACCATGGGCAATCTGACCTGCATCGTCGCGCATACGCGCCCGGGCCAGGAGGTCATCTGCGAGGAAGCGGGACACATCTATAACTATGAGATGGCATCCATGTCGGCCATCGCCGGCGTCTTGCCGCGAGTGGTTCGGGGACAGGACGGCATTCTCGACTGGGATGCCGTCGCAACGGCGATCCGCCCGAAGATTTACTACCGGCCGCAGACGGCGCTGATCTCGCTCGAGAACACGCACAATATGGCGGGCGGAACCGTTTACCGCACCAGTCTGGTGAACGAGATTTGCGACAAGGCCCACGATGCCGGGATCCCGGTTCATCTGGACGGCGCGCGCGTGTTCAACGCCGCGGCGTATCTCGGTGAAGACGTCGCCGGGATGACGAAGAAGTTCGATTCGATTCAGTTCTGCCTGAGCAAGGGGCTGGGCGCGCCCGTGGGCTCAATGATCGTGGGCAGCCGGGAGTTCGTCGAACGCTGCCGGAGTATCCGCAAGATGCTCGGCGGAGGAATGCGCCAGGCCGGTATCCTCGCCGCCGCGGGACTGCTCGCGCTGGAGAAGGGGCCGAAACGGCTGCAGGACGATCACGATAACGCGCAGTTTCTGGCGCGCCATCTGGCGGAGATTCCGGGAATCGGATTGGATCCCGCGAAAGTCCAGACCAACATCGTGATTTTCGATTTGAAAAAGTCGGGCCGGTTGTCGGGAGATTTTCTGCTGGCGATTGTCGAGCGTGGCGTATTGGCGGTTCCGGTGGACAACGACAGGGTGCGGATGGTCACGCATCTGGATGTGAATCGTCAGGATGTGGAGACGGCGGTGAGGGTCGTGAGCGAAGTGCTTGCGCAATAA
- a CDS encoding VanZ family protein, protein MKKRVLEYWAPMVVWLIVIFVFSTDAFSSSETSRLILPILTFFFPGLSPQQLTVWHDVIRKLGHITEYFILAIFTYRSIRRDQPDLAQAKLKTIMFIVLAASLDEIHQRFTAFRTPSPVDVGYDCLGAVWALWLITTYETWRLRSYSVL, encoded by the coding sequence GTGAAAAAGCGCGTTCTCGAATATTGGGCGCCGATGGTGGTCTGGCTCATCGTGATTTTCGTCTTTTCCACCGACGCGTTCTCCAGCAGTGAGACTTCGCGCTTGATCCTTCCGATCCTGACGTTCTTCTTTCCGGGCCTGTCCCCGCAGCAACTCACGGTGTGGCACGACGTTATCCGGAAACTGGGGCACATCACCGAATATTTCATCCTGGCGATCTTCACCTATCGCAGCATTCGCCGTGACCAGCCGGATCTGGCCCAGGCCAAGCTGAAAACGATTATGTTTATCGTGCTCGCGGCCTCGCTGGACGAAATCCACCAACGGTTCACCGCATTCCGTACGCCGTCGCCGGTCGATGTAGGCTACGATTGTCTGGGGGCCGTCTGGGCCCTCTGGCTGATCACTACCTATGAAACCTGGCGTCTACGTTCATATTCCGTTCTGTGA
- a CDS encoding amino acid ABC transporter ATP-binding protein — MVKIEALTKSFGTHTLFKDLYLEFPRGQLSVVMGASGCGKSTLLRCINFLEMFDSGAVSIGDLSVRWNDGESANLPAEKRSILHKMRLKTGMVFQSFNLFPHLTVLENVTLAPLQVKKMGAAAAASLGTQILERVGLGQKIDAYPAKLSGGQQQRVAIARSLAMQPEVMLYDEPTSQLDPQLVDEVFNVMRELDRDGMTQIVVTHHEPFAKEVASKVLRFDGNTFQWCG; from the coding sequence GTGGTCAAGATCGAAGCCTTAACGAAGTCGTTCGGCACCCATACTCTTTTCAAAGATCTCTATCTGGAATTTCCGCGCGGGCAATTGAGCGTCGTCATGGGCGCGTCCGGCTGCGGGAAATCCACGCTTCTGCGCTGCATCAACTTCCTCGAGATGTTCGACAGCGGAGCGGTTTCGATTGGAGATTTGAGCGTTCGCTGGAATGATGGCGAGTCGGCGAATCTGCCGGCGGAAAAGCGCTCGATCCTGCATAAGATGCGGCTGAAGACCGGCATGGTATTTCAGAGCTTCAACCTGTTCCCTCACCTGACCGTGCTGGAGAATGTCACGCTCGCGCCGCTGCAGGTGAAGAAAATGGGCGCGGCTGCGGCTGCGTCGCTGGGAACGCAGATCCTGGAGCGCGTGGGACTGGGACAGAAGATCGATGCCTATCCGGCGAAACTGTCCGGCGGCCAGCAGCAGAGAGTGGCGATTGCGAGGAGCCTGGCGATGCAGCCGGAAGTGATGCTGTACGACGAACCCACGTCGCAGCTGGATCCGCAACTGGTGGATGAAGTGTTCAATGTCATGCGGGAACTGGACCGGGACGGGATGACGCAGATCGTCGTGACGCACCACGAGCCGTTTGCGAAAGAGGTTGCGAGCAAAGTGCTGCGGTTTGACGGGAATACGTTTCAGTGGTGCGGATGA
- a CDS encoding VWA domain-containing protein, which produces MRRKARISIKLGFLAVLLFAVAAIAQDDSQFRIRAKIDLVVVPVTVKAPGDRLLGSLRQKDFIIYEDGRRQTISNFTNDPVPLSAAVIVDTGLSADSLTKVQQSFGAMSGAFANQDEVAVYHYDKYVTKDLDFTDNQDTVETAMKKLRELKPDENAGTAPSWRGPFSNPGPIINGAPVLPPSLAGPAVNSPVKVDKVLHDAVFTAAADLGKRARSRRKMILLVSDGIAAGDSHSYEDAKNILLERGIQVYAVALDQPFPYSKLSVLEDYAKVTGGDTYFVKSTQHLERSYMDATSEARNQYVIGYISNNGVHGPGPVFREIKVQVAEAKVKTLYRKGYYAFP; this is translated from the coding sequence ATGCGGCGAAAAGCACGGATCTCCATTAAGCTTGGTTTCCTCGCAGTGCTGCTGTTTGCTGTCGCAGCGATTGCTCAAGACGATTCCCAGTTCAGAATTCGCGCGAAGATCGACCTGGTCGTCGTGCCTGTCACGGTGAAGGCGCCGGGCGACAGGCTCCTGGGCAGCCTGAGACAGAAAGACTTCATCATTTACGAAGACGGCAGGCGGCAGACCATCTCGAACTTCACGAACGATCCCGTACCGTTGTCGGCGGCGGTGATCGTCGATACAGGACTCAGCGCCGACTCCCTCACGAAAGTGCAGCAATCATTCGGCGCCATGTCCGGCGCTTTCGCGAACCAGGACGAAGTTGCGGTCTACCACTACGACAAATACGTCACCAAGGATCTGGACTTCACCGATAACCAGGACACGGTCGAAACCGCGATGAAAAAGCTGCGCGAACTGAAACCGGATGAGAACGCCGGAACAGCTCCGAGCTGGCGCGGTCCGTTTTCAAATCCGGGACCCATCATCAACGGCGCCCCTGTTCTCCCGCCGTCACTGGCGGGGCCCGCGGTGAATTCGCCCGTCAAGGTCGACAAGGTCCTGCACGATGCCGTCTTCACCGCCGCCGCCGATCTCGGTAAACGCGCGCGCAGCCGGCGGAAGATGATCCTGCTCGTATCCGACGGCATCGCAGCCGGCGACAGCCATTCCTACGAGGACGCCAAAAACATACTGCTCGAGCGCGGCATTCAGGTGTATGCCGTCGCGCTGGATCAACCGTTTCCCTACAGCAAACTTTCGGTTCTGGAGGATTACGCCAAGGTGACCGGCGGTGACACTTACTTTGTGAAGTCGACGCAACACCTGGAACGGTCGTATATGGACGCGACCTCCGAGGCCCGCAACCAGTACGTCATCGGATACATCTCCAATAACGGCGTCCACGGGCCGGGACCGGTATTCCGGGAAATCAAGGTTCAGGTCGCCGAAGCAAAAGTCAAGACCCTTTATCGAAAAGGTTACTACGCATTTCCCTAA
- a CDS encoding acetyl ornithine aminotransferase family protein has product METQVISDKLPRIITELPGPKARAIIEHDRQYISPSYTRSYPLVAKSGSGAIVTDVDGNRFLDFSAGIAVCSTGHCHPDVVRAIQKQAAELIHMSGTDFYYEQMPQLAEKLESLMPDGKAWRCFFGNSGTEAIEAAMKLARYATGRWQFIAFQSSFHGRTMGSLSLTSSKPVQRRRFGPLVPGVTHAPYGNADYIENVLFKTTVNPGEVAAIVVESIQGEGGYIVPPPEFLPRLEEIARKHGILLICDEVQSGMGRTGKMFAYEHFDFHPDIVAIAKGIASGMPLGVTIAHSDIMTWEPGAHASTFGGNPVCLAAALETVRLLQTQYVANAAKTGQFLQARLEKLKARHSVILDVRGRGLMIGVQMINPEIRDNVIQECFRRGLLILGAGPSTLRLSPPLLIDEEQAGAAVEIIESALPT; this is encoded by the coding sequence ATGGAGACGCAAGTAATCAGCGATAAACTTCCGAGAATCATTACCGAATTGCCGGGCCCCAAAGCACGTGCCATTATTGAGCACGACCGGCAATATATCTCTCCGTCGTACACGCGTTCCTACCCGTTGGTCGCGAAGAGCGGTTCGGGCGCGATCGTCACGGACGTCGACGGCAACCGGTTTCTCGATTTCAGCGCCGGCATCGCCGTCTGTTCCACCGGCCATTGCCATCCCGACGTCGTCCGCGCGATTCAAAAGCAGGCCGCCGAACTCATCCACATGTCCGGCACCGACTTCTATTACGAGCAGATGCCGCAGCTGGCGGAGAAACTCGAATCGCTGATGCCGGACGGCAAAGCCTGGCGCTGCTTCTTTGGAAATTCGGGAACCGAAGCGATCGAAGCCGCCATGAAGCTCGCGCGCTATGCTACCGGACGCTGGCAATTCATCGCGTTCCAGTCATCGTTTCACGGCCGCACGATGGGTTCGCTCTCGCTGACCTCATCCAAGCCCGTGCAGCGCCGGCGATTCGGTCCGCTGGTTCCGGGCGTGACCCACGCTCCGTATGGAAACGCGGACTACATCGAAAACGTCCTCTTCAAGACGACCGTGAATCCCGGCGAGGTGGCCGCCATCGTGGTGGAGTCGATTCAGGGCGAAGGGGGATACATTGTTCCGCCCCCCGAGTTTCTGCCGCGCCTCGAGGAAATTGCGCGGAAGCACGGCATTCTGCTGATCTGCGACGAAGTGCAGTCGGGCATGGGCCGCACGGGAAAGATGTTCGCCTATGAGCATTTCGACTTTCATCCGGATATCGTCGCGATCGCCAAGGGCATCGCGTCGGGAATGCCGCTCGGCGTCACGATCGCGCATTCGGACATCATGACGTGGGAGCCCGGAGCTCACGCTTCGACATTCGGCGGAAATCCGGTATGCCTGGCCGCTGCGCTGGAAACCGTCCGCTTGCTTCAGACCCAATATGTCGCGAATGCGGCGAAAACCGGACAATTTCTGCAGGCCAGGCTCGAGAAGCTGAAGGCCAGACACTCCGTGATCCTGGACGTTCGCGGCCGCGGTCTCATGATCGGTGTCCAGATGATAAATCCGGAAATCCGCGACAATGTCATTCAGGAATGCTTCCGCCGCGGTCTTCTGATCCTCGGCGCCGGGCCGTCGACGCTCCGTCTTTCGCCCCCACTCCTCATCGACGAAGAACAAGCCGGCGCCGCGGTCGAGATAATCGAGAGCGCTCTCCCCACGTAG
- the hemW gene encoding radical SAM family heme chaperone HemW, translating to MKPGVYVHIPFCEQRCYYCAFTVAVSGPDTYEPYVSRLIREIQLSGYAERPETIFLGGGTPSIVDGNLIERVLAAIPHDASEISLEANPGTLTAGKLSAYRSAGVNRISLGAQSFNDADLKNAGRIHSAADVVHDIELLRKSGFDNVNVDLIAGLQDQQLDIWKTNLDQIERFLPEHVSIYMLDVEERSAWGKDRSSLPDEDVFAAFYLEAAERLERAGYVHYEISNWARPGFECRHNLKYWTGAPYRGFGVGAHSFSRTRRFWNTVSLKEYADAIDAGKLPISGGEDLTREVRIEEAFMIGLRRTCGFDIWEVAEELEIHFPKQWFDRVCDLEDAGWVQFDGKFLKLTPAGWLLATGVTEELLWPNLLSTSAATP from the coding sequence ATGAAACCTGGCGTCTACGTTCATATTCCGTTCTGTGAGCAACGTTGCTATTACTGCGCATTCACCGTGGCCGTTTCCGGTCCGGATACCTATGAACCGTATGTCTCGCGGCTGATTCGCGAGATCCAGCTTTCCGGTTACGCTGAACGCCCGGAGACCATCTTCCTCGGCGGCGGGACGCCTTCGATCGTCGACGGAAACCTTATCGAAAGAGTTCTCGCCGCCATCCCGCACGACGCTTCGGAAATCAGTCTTGAAGCAAATCCCGGTACTTTGACCGCCGGGAAACTCTCGGCATACCGCAGCGCCGGAGTCAATCGCATCAGCCTGGGCGCGCAGTCGTTCAACGATGCGGATCTGAAAAACGCCGGCCGCATCCATAGCGCTGCCGACGTGGTTCACGATATCGAGCTGCTGCGGAAGTCCGGATTCGACAATGTGAACGTCGATCTCATCGCCGGGTTGCAGGATCAGCAGCTGGACATCTGGAAAACGAACCTGGACCAGATCGAGCGATTCCTGCCGGAGCATGTATCGATCTACATGCTCGACGTGGAAGAGCGCAGCGCGTGGGGCAAAGACCGGTCATCGCTTCCCGACGAGGATGTGTTTGCGGCGTTCTATCTGGAAGCGGCGGAGCGGCTGGAGCGCGCCGGATACGTGCATTACGAGATCTCGAACTGGGCGCGCCCCGGTTTCGAATGCCGCCACAATTTGAAATACTGGACGGGCGCGCCGTATCGTGGTTTCGGCGTCGGCGCACATTCGTTTTCGCGGACGCGCCGATTCTGGAATACCGTGTCCTTGAAGGAATATGCCGACGCGATCGATGCGGGCAAGCTTCCGATTTCAGGCGGAGAGGATCTGACGCGCGAAGTACGCATTGAGGAAGCCTTTATGATCGGATTGCGGCGGACCTGCGGGTTTGATATCTGGGAGGTTGCCGAAGAGCTTGAAATCCACTTCCCGAAACAATGGTTCGACCGGGTTTGCGATCTCGAAGATGCCGGCTGGGTCCAGTTTGATGGTAAGTTTCTAAAGCTGACCCCGGCCGGATGGCTGCTGGCCACCGGCGTGACTGAGGAATTGTTATGGCCCAATCTGTTATCGACCTCCGCAGCGACACCGTAA
- a CDS encoding VWA domain-containing protein: protein MKPTLVLILLSILLLTTGILVARQQDQDTLKVEVQLVNVQVSVTDRHGRFVPDLKKEDFLIEEDGRRQELRNFARENELPLTLAMLIDTSPSVQPVFAEEKRTADSFLQSILRAKDLALVMGFSREVTLVEDYTDNAGDLIRAIDGLETGGGTSIYDAVYLACKEKLAEEAGRKAAIIISDGEDTTSKVRITEALSAAQRSDAVIYGIYNAASGSFFSGPTGRRPGGVVFGGGGDIGTLKKFSEETGGTTFSLNRENSFQKIFDQIAEELRSQYSLGYVSTNTAKDGKYRQIKVIARGSGYTVKARKGYYAAKSTDLH from the coding sequence ATGAAGCCCACCTTGGTCCTGATCTTGCTCTCCATTCTGTTGTTGACCACCGGGATACTGGTTGCACGCCAACAGGACCAGGACACCCTTAAAGTCGAGGTCCAGCTGGTCAACGTCCAGGTTTCAGTCACAGACCGGCACGGGCGCTTTGTGCCCGACCTGAAGAAAGAGGACTTTCTCATCGAGGAAGACGGACGCCGGCAGGAGTTGCGGAATTTTGCCCGCGAAAACGAGCTGCCGCTGACGCTGGCGATGCTGATCGATACGAGCCCCAGTGTTCAGCCGGTGTTCGCCGAAGAAAAAAGAACGGCGGACTCTTTTCTCCAGTCGATCCTGCGAGCCAAGGATCTCGCTCTCGTGATGGGTTTCAGTCGTGAAGTGACGCTGGTCGAGGACTACACGGATAACGCGGGAGACCTGATACGCGCCATCGATGGATTGGAGACCGGCGGCGGCACCTCGATCTACGACGCGGTTTACCTGGCGTGTAAAGAAAAGCTGGCTGAAGAAGCCGGCCGGAAGGCGGCCATCATCATCAGTGACGGAGAGGACACAACGAGCAAAGTGCGGATTACCGAAGCTCTCAGCGCGGCGCAACGCAGCGACGCCGTGATCTACGGAATATACAACGCGGCTTCCGGTTCATTCTTCTCCGGGCCGACCGGGAGGCGTCCGGGCGGCGTCGTGTTCGGCGGCGGTGGCGACATCGGAACGCTGAAAAAATTCTCCGAAGAGACGGGCGGCACCACGTTCTCTCTCAACCGCGAAAACAGTTTCCAGAAAATTTTCGATCAAATCGCAGAGGAACTCCGAAGCCAGTACAGCCTGGGTTACGTTTCGACGAACACCGCGAAAGACGGAAAATACCGCCAGATCAAAGTTATCGCGCGGGGCTCCGGATATACGGTCAAAGCGAGAAAGGGCTACTATGCGGCGAAAAGCACGGATCTCCATTAA
- a CDS encoding Hsp20/alpha crystallin family protein, giving the protein MARERSKDQEGSQSVEKRQGGQTVRQQPWPALGPFSMMRRFADEMDRMVEGFGFPAWGKFTPSMRLETFSPQVDIFEREGKLVLRADMPGMTKDDVKVEITDDAVVIDGERKYEHEEDEHGIYRSERSYGQFHREIPLPEGVKSENATANFKNGVLEVTVDAPAQSKNRRKIEIKGEGPTTTTTTGKSGQEAA; this is encoded by the coding sequence ATGGCTCGTGAACGTTCGAAAGATCAGGAAGGATCCCAGTCTGTGGAAAAGCGCCAGGGAGGGCAGACCGTTCGTCAGCAGCCGTGGCCGGCACTCGGCCCGTTCAGCATGATGAGGCGTTTTGCGGATGAGATGGATCGGATGGTCGAAGGCTTCGGCTTTCCCGCCTGGGGAAAGTTTACGCCCTCGATGCGACTCGAGACGTTCTCGCCGCAGGTCGATATTTTTGAACGCGAGGGTAAGCTCGTTCTTCGTGCAGATATGCCGGGAATGACTAAGGACGACGTCAAAGTGGAAATTACAGACGACGCCGTCGTCATCGACGGCGAGCGGAAATACGAACACGAAGAAGACGAACACGGCATCTATCGCTCGGAACGCAGCTACGGACAGTTCCATCGGGAAATCCCGCTGCCGGAAGGCGTCAAAAGTGAAAATGCGACCGCAAACTTCAAGAACGGTGTTCTCGAAGTGACGGTCGATGCTCCTGCACAATCCAAGAACCGGCGAAAGATCGAAATCAAGGGCGAAGGCCCCACCACCACTACTACTACCGGCAAATCCGGCCAGGAAGCCGCGTAA
- the cysS gene encoding cysteine--tRNA ligase translates to MLKLTNTLTGTPETFNPQDNSTVHMYACGPTVYNFVHIGNLRTYVFEDVLRRHLSSKWKIKHVMNITDIDDKIINRSIETGKDIKTYTAPFTEAFFEDCAKLRIQRPEVVAAATEHIPEMIEIVDRLLQSGFAYREGDSIYYRISRFADYGRLSRLDKRELKAGARIDADEYEKEQPRDFVLWKAPKDPKEPRWQTPFGEGRPGWHLECSAMAMKYLGNTLDIHCGAVDLIFPHHENEIAQSEAVSGHPFVRFWVHGEHLLVDGEKMAKSKGNFFTLRDLMEKGYDPLSIRYLLVSVRYRKQLNFTFDGLKEAKAALDRIKEFVFRLGSAALKPGRNDKIAAAAAAAREAFEAALDDDLNTSGALGALFILIGECNVALAAGELQEDNRAEIQDWLKIVDERLAIVPPMEHLVQEEDAGEVRAIEELVRQRNEARRNRDFALSDKIRQELLDRDVLIEDTREGTRWRRK, encoded by the coding sequence ATGTTAAAACTGACAAACACTCTTACCGGCACGCCAGAGACCTTTAATCCTCAGGACAATTCGACCGTGCACATGTATGCCTGTGGTCCAACGGTGTACAACTTTGTCCATATAGGGAACCTGAGGACATATGTATTTGAAGACGTTCTGAGGCGGCATCTTTCAAGTAAATGGAAGATAAAGCACGTGATGAACATCACGGACATCGACGACAAGATCATCAACCGGTCGATCGAAACCGGCAAGGACATCAAGACGTACACCGCCCCGTTTACCGAGGCCTTTTTCGAGGATTGCGCGAAGCTTCGCATCCAGCGGCCGGAAGTCGTCGCTGCGGCAACCGAACACATTCCCGAGATGATCGAGATCGTGGATCGACTGCTCCAGAGCGGCTTCGCGTATCGGGAAGGCGACTCGATTTACTATCGCATCTCGCGCTTCGCCGATTACGGCCGCCTGTCGCGCCTGGATAAAAGGGAACTGAAGGCCGGCGCCCGCATCGACGCCGACGAATACGAAAAAGAACAGCCGCGCGATTTCGTTCTCTGGAAAGCTCCGAAGGATCCCAAGGAGCCGCGCTGGCAGACGCCGTTCGGCGAGGGCCGGCCGGGCTGGCATCTGGAATGTTCGGCGATGGCGATGAAATATCTGGGCAACACGCTCGATATTCATTGCGGCGCGGTGGATCTGATCTTCCCGCATCATGAAAACGAAATCGCCCAGAGCGAGGCCGTTTCGGGTCACCCGTTCGTGCGTTTCTGGGTTCACGGCGAGCACCTCTTGGTGGACGGCGAGAAGATGGCGAAGTCGAAAGGCAACTTCTTTACGCTGCGGGACCTGATGGAAAAGGGCTACGATCCGCTTTCGATCCGGTATCTGCTGGTTTCCGTCCGCTACCGCAAACAGCTGAATTTCACTTTCGACGGTCTAAAAGAAGCGAAGGCGGCCTTGGACCGGATCAAGGAGTTTGTCTTCCGCCTGGGCAGCGCCGCTCTGAAGCCCGGCCGGAACGACAAAATCGCGGCCGCGGCCGCTGCGGCGCGCGAGGCTTTCGAAGCCGCCCTCGATGACGATCTGAACACGTCGGGTGCACTGGGCGCCCTGTTTATCCTGATCGGCGAATGCAACGTCGCTCTGGCAGCCGGCGAATTGCAGGAGGACAACCGGGCAGAGATCCAGGATTGGTTGAAAATTGTCGATGAACGGCTGGCGATAGTCCCGCCAATGGAACATCTCGTGCAGGAAGAAGACGCCGGAGAGGTTCGAGCTATCGAGGAACTTGTCCGGCAGCGCAACGAGGCCCGGCGGAATCGGGACTTTGCCCTGTCCGACAAGATCCGTCAGGAACTGCTCGATCGCGACGTATTGATTGAAGATACGCGGGAAGGCACCAGATGGAGACGCAAGTAA